Below is a genomic region from Paenibacillus rhizovicinus.
GTTGCGGTCTATGCGGGCGACTTCCACGTCATCCACGTAGTAAATGTACTCATACGGCGACCAATCCATCGCGAAGGTATGGAAATTGCCGTCGTACACGCTCGGATAGTTCGTCGTGATGCCCATCGACTTGTGATCCGATCCATATCCGTCCCAGTGAATGGCGCTGTCGATATCGCCGATATCGTTGCGGATCGATTCTACGATATCGTTCTCGGTGCCGTCAACGCCTTGGTCTCCCACGTTCAGCACGACCGAAGCGTACTTCCAGAAGGCTCCCCAGGTTCCGGATACGACCGGGAACTTGATCCGAGACTCGTAATAGCCGTAATCGTTGATCGAATCGTCTTTCTGCGTGACCGCGCCCGTGTCTATGAAGTTGGCTTGATCCGATGCGGATAAGCCGGAATAGTAAGCCGTGCCGCCGTTCGGATCTTTCTCGATATGAATGGCCAAATTGCCGCTGCCATCGACCGATACCTCGTTAGGCAGCCATACGCTGCGGCCCTGTCGGGGCTGCGTCGGCGATACGGTCCACTTGCTCGTATCGACGCTCGTTCCGTTAAAATCGTCGTTGAATACCAAGGCGTCTTCCCCGAACGGGGCGATCGTGCTGCCCGTCGGCGCGAAGGTGATCGTCTCGACAAGGTTATCGCCGTCCACTGCGGTCGTCGCGCCTGTCACGGTCGTCCCGTTAATAGCCGGAACGCCGGTTATGTTCGCCGGGTTAATGCCGTCGTAAGTAGACGAGGCAATCATCGGCGCAAGCGTGACTTTGGCGGTATAGACCGTGTTCTTGTCGAAAGTCGAAGTGATTTCCGGGCTCCATTCGATGGTTGTAGAGGAAGTATGGGACGAATCCGGATATTTATACCGGCCGATCGGATACTTGCCTGCCACCGGTACCGGGATATGCAAGAAATTCGCTGCCGGCATCACGTTCTTATTGCCGGTGTCGCTCGGATGATGAATGGCGTTGACGGTCGAATTCGCGACATTCAATTTGTAATTGCCATCCGTATTCAAGGTCGCCCAGTTATCGAGCGTGTAATTCGGATCGGAATAGACAGCCGCATTGCCGCCCAACAATACCGGGTGGCCGCCGTTCGACGACAGCGTGTTCGTGAACACAAGCGATTCCGCTGCGCCGGGCAGTCTATTATAAAGCGAGATGGTGTTGCCGTCGGCCACGATCCGGTAATGAACTTTTTGGCCGATCTTAGGCGTAATTCCCGATCCGCCCGGGCCGACGTTCTGCCAGGTCTGGTTGTCCGACATGGCCATCCACGAGGTGTCCATGCCCAGAAGGATATAGTAGTGAAGCGCGCCGTTGTCCCTCACCCAGAATTGGATGCCGCCATGCTCGCCGGTGACCGGCGTAAGATCGAAATTCCATTCATAGTCGGTCAGCGAAGAGTCGCCGAAATGCGTCGGGTTGCTCGCATCTTTGCCGGGGAGAACCGTAGCGCTCGAGACCGAAGAGACTAATGTTCCGATAACGTGATAAGGAATTATTGTCGTGCCGTATCCCGTGATTATGCCATCGGAATCGGTCTGGTAAACAAGCAGCCATTTATTCGGGGAGACATTCGTGCCGAAAGGCGTGCCTGCCGTAAACGGTACGGCCCGGTTAATGGCGCCGATATTCGTATCGGCGCCCGGAGCCGCTTGCTGCGTGGAGGAAATCACGTAGTAGTAGGTTCCGCCCGCCGAGCCTCCGGCAACTGCCGTCGCTTCGAGCGTGCCGTTCGGCAACGTCGAGATAATTGCCGGGTCGGATACGAGCGTGGCGGTCAGCGCGTTTATTCCTTCCGCAAGCTCCGGATTCCACTTGCTGTACAGCGTGATGTCCGCAGTCACGGTATCGGAAGCGAAGTTCCACGGCGTCGAAAGCGCGGAGTCCGTATACCATCCGCCGAACGTATAGCCCGAACGGGTCGGGTCGGCTGGTTGAGCGAGCAGACCGCCGTTTAATACCCCTGATACCGCTGCGACTGCAGTTGCATCGAGAGGCGTGTTGAACGAAACCGTATGGGTGTCAGGCTGCCTAGTCACGGTTTCGTCGCGAACGACATGAACGACCGAATTCGAGATCGCAGCCGCCATCACGCTGTTACCGCCTCCGCCGTCGCATAACGCGAGCGTGACGCCGCCTTTTAAGTACACGGGAACCGTGGCTCCGGCAGTGGAAGTGTCCATCTTAAAGGTCGTGCCGCCCACAGTCAAAGAAATAACGGGACCATCCGCTTTGACTTGTACGTGCGTGGATACGTTAAGAGGCGTTGCGCCAACGCTGCCGCCGTTTACCCAAGTTCCAGCCGGGCCAAGTTGCAAGCCGGCAAATTTGGCATCC
It encodes:
- a CDS encoding InlB B-repeat-containing protein, producing MKRIYAILLTVALVLSMSAVPAFAAQVAETLTVTLSTDNGNMNDGQVVVTAVSGETGELYYTISEGQPATPPNDTTDTVESLGAQPLTLNAPIGSKQMQGDYLNVYDVSGDGHIAGYAEVPLMWANIGKLLYKQTESSTSIDFNAAGAAWSSKKTPMLGDSSWTDYAWDLDFTPTTWTNGNIQFQVRNADGHYYYLLLGQPDAKFAGLQLGPAGTWVNGGSVGATPLNVSTHVQVKADGPVISLTVGGTTFKMDTSTAGATVPVYLKGGVTLALCDGGGGNSVMAAAISNSVVHVVRDETVTRQPDTHTVSFNTPLDATAVAAVSGVLNGGLLAQPADPTRSGYTFGGWYTDSALSTPWNFASDTVTADITLYSKWNPELAEGINALTATLVSDPAIISTLPNGTLEATAVAGGSAGGTYYYVISSTQQAAPGADTNIGAINRAVPFTAGTPFGTNVSPNKWLLVYQTDSDGIITGYGTTIIPYHVIGTLVSSVSSATVLPGKDASNPTHFGDSSLTDYEWNFDLTPVTGEHGGIQFWVRDNGALHYYILLGMDTSWMAMSDNQTWQNVGPGGSGITPKIGQKVHYRIVADGNTISLYNRLPGAAESLVFTNTLSSNGGHPVLLGGNAAVYSDPNYTLDNWATLNTDGNYKLNVANSTVNAIHHPSDTGNKNVMPAANFLHIPVPVAGKYPIGRYKYPDSSHTSSTTIEWSPEITSTFDKNTVYTAKVTLAPMIASSTYDGINPANITGVPAINGTTVTGATTAVDGDNLVETITFAPTGSTIAPFGEDALVFNDDFNGTSVDTSKWTVSPTQPRQGRSVWLPNEVSVDGSGNLAIHIEKDPNGGTAYYSGLSASDQANFIDTGAVTQKDDSINDYGYYESRIKFPVVSGTWGAFWKYASVVLNVGDQGVDGTENDIVESIRNDIGDIDSAIHWDGYGSDHKSMGITTNYPSVYDGNFHTFAMDWSPYEYIYYVDDVEVARIDRNTKDGSGNTPGICQNPTNIILSVEGASWAGVLPQGFDGAQMLVDYVKVYNQPKHIQIPPDQRFNLTDYVKLDLSTEYDKSASKWQVAATLTNVAASGNPQSGELTFLGNTQPYTVNAGTPVKFYYDVTPSTTEVSTKYTASYTDTTVQGTGIGTASTTLGVVNATTNNPPVTVDGLLNDAAWANAKPIDLNKGTASGMDPAVTATGKLAWDNQNLYLGVTVDTPSFNQTNSGGNIWMGDGMQVALRGPAGYRELGFALNSGDASITQWNWGADGSLTGANSAIPASSATTAIVRDAAAGTTTYEIAINWAYLGVDGDTVAAGDAYNIALVVNDSAAGARGYLAYFDGIASGAKGVGMGQLLLEGSQQQLSNDATLKSLTVDAAALTPVFDPASTAYSADVANAADSILIAAAPNDANAAVTGDGAHALAVGANVITVTVTAQDGTVKSYTVTVNRAPAAPADIVNISGVPVHFTVQSGTTILDLSDKSVVQDILINSGNTIVIDLSGGNTASAKVTIDVSLFKKIGKTVTIVTKDGSYSVTTQQLWNNSGKPRVITIKNGKLEFKNG